The genomic stretch ACTGCATGCATGGGCCTGTTGAGGGATCTTACTGCATAGTGGTTTCTCTTTTAAGCCATAATTGTTTAAGTGACTTTTCCCTTTAGATGCAAGCACTCACTTGCttttgaaacagttttagcatcTGACTGAGGACAAGGGCTTCAGCACCATACTTACCCTGGAAGCATACAAGACACCCCATATTAAGCAGAGTTGTGAGAAGTCTCTCTTTGATTTGTTCTTGTGCTGAGGCACTGTGTTGAGATGATGGAAACGACAGGTCTTGGTATGTCTGCCTTCACAAAGACCTTGAAGTCTTGGTCTTGCGTACATTGGATGCAAGGAAGCTTAATCTGCACTGTGGTATATGATTGCTGTCTTCTGCAAGGAAATGCATTGTTTGACTGATTCATACTCCACTTGGGACATACCAGGATTTGGGCCTGTGGTCCTTGTCACTCTCACGTGAGATTTAAGCCTGAAGAGGTCGCCTTCTCTTTGCAGTTACTGTAGTTCTAATCCCATTAATCACATTTCCCTAATACTGATATGGTATGTTCTAGAAAAGACATCTGAATTGAAGTGGAATCTAGACTGGAGGCATGGCGGAGGGAACACTGTGTTCTGGTCCAGTGTCGTGCGCCACCCAGTTGTGATGTGCTGCCCCTGAACCCTCTGCTCTCTTCACCCACCTCTCCATCAGACACGCCCTCCAGCTAAATGTCATCGCCACGCAGCAGCTGTTGAGTCTGGCCAAGCAGATGCAGAACCTAGAGGCCTTCGTCCACATCTCCACCGCCTATGCAAACTGCAACCGTAGACATATCGACGAGGTCATCTACCCTCCTCCCGTGGAACCCAAGAAGCTGATTGACTCTCTGGAGTGAGTACTGAGCAGCCACGGGTTGATCCTTCCCTCTGCATGTCACCCAAAATGCACCTCTGCTCGTACATTATTCTCGTCTTGTACAAGTTCAGAGCAGCACAGGCTTAACCTTGCTGTGTCGCCCCACTCCCCTAGGTGGATGGACGATGGCATGGTGCGTGAGATCACGCCCCGCCTCATCGGGGAGCGGCCCAACACCTACACGTACACCAAAGCCCTGGCAGAGTGCGTGGTCCAGCAGGAGAGCGACAAGTTGAGTGTGGCCATCATACGGCCTTCCATCGTGGGTGCCAGCTGGCAAGAGCCCTTTCCGGTGAGCATCCTGAAGCTGCCGCTCTCCCCCAATGGCCCTGATTCGTGTATCCATGTCATACTGGTGATGAAACACCATTCTCTTTGGTCATTGGTTGGGACTTGTGGCAATCATGACATCATCAGCTACGTTCACTAAAGGTTTATGGTCTTTGGCACAATTTACCACTCATAGCTGTAATTCCATTTTTGTTGGCGCTGAGGTGCTCATTGATTGAGGCTGTTGACGTCTATTTCGTGCCGATGTTTTCATAGTGGCTGCGTTAGCCTGATCTCATGGTCACCACTAACGACGAATGGTCTGGTGTTTCTCTAGCTCCCTGGCACTGGGCTAGGAGCTGGCAGAACAGGCTGTGGTTAGCAGACTTTTCCCCGGTGGTTTCCATAGCTAAGGATGCCTGTAGTTTCTAATGTACTTTTCCAGCTGGAGTAGCAGAGCCGTAATCCTGAATGATGGCGAACGGTAACTGCCGGATTAAAAGGACCCTGATAGGAAACCCCTGAAAATGTGTCGCTTGAAGGAGTCTGGCTTGTATGAAGCAGCCTTTTGCTGTAATGGCTCCGTTTTCTGCCCTGAAGAGGCACGAACCTGATGCTTGTGGGGATTTTACTCTGCCATCGTTTCCTGCTTGGGATCACATTAATGATGATGTGGCCTTAGCAGGGGCAATCCTAGATATTTTTAAGGTGGAGGCATAAgaagccataattcatacaggggGGGGGCCAAACTTATTATCCAATGATGTTTTGAGTCGGTGAGTGACGAGCCAGTCAGCCTTCAGCTGGGACCAGTGCCCCTGTGGGCCTgtgcctatatatatatatatatatatatatatgctcctGAGCCTTGCGTTTAGTTTTCCATCAGGAAAGGGTGTGTTATCGGTAATGACAGCGTTTGTTTTAATGCCATGAAGGATTTGTCTTGATTTAAATAAAGCCCTGCTGGGGTTTGAGTGTGCCCGGGCCTCGTCCAGCTGCTTCCGGTCCGAACCCAGGCTTGACATCAGCAGGTATCCCACCTGCAGCCCAGAGAGCGTTTGTGAAATCGGAGATGTGACAGGCGTCGTTAGAGGTGTCTGGTTTCACGGCCTGCCAGCGGCGACCGGCTACAGCGTCCCTGGGGGCTGCCAGTGACATTGTgcttaattggggggggggtgtaaatcCCATTCGCAAGGCTAGACAGGCCACGTGGCTCCCCACTGTATGACGCAGGTTTGCGCCATACAGTGCCTGTCCttctctgggggggggatggttgaCGTTTGTACACGGGCGTGTCGTGGGACTGTTACCATGGCAACACTGCCTGTTCTGAGATGCTCGTTCCATGGGATGTTTCTGACGGTGGAATGTGGGGCAGGATGAGCCATTGCTAATGTAATTTATTACAGTGCGTTAAATATGTTTTACTTCAATTCATTAGCTGATGAAtaattatattccattactTTGCAGGTTAGTTTTCCTGTTTTGTGCAGGAGTGTATTTGGGTAAAATGGCTCAGACTGTTGCTAAGTGCCTGACTGTGAGTGCAGGGCCAGGTGCTGAAGCTCGTGGCCCGTTGGGTCTGGGAGGGGCAGCTCCTTGGCAAGCGGGACACACAGAGTACACAGGGTGGGGCGCTCAGAGATTCCTTTAATCCTTTATCCCTGTGAGGGTCCCCTGTGGCaactctccccctcccccacagcccATAATGCTCATGAATAACCCACAGTCTGAGAAACACCTCGGTCTCTTACAAgtggtttcatgcatttttaatttaCTAATCGATGTCTGTAGTTTTGTTTCTCCCCACCGACGCAGTAAGACCCTGTGTTTTCGCTCCTTAGGGCTGGATCGACAACTTCAATGGGCCGAGTGGGGTCTTCATCGCGGTGAGTCCCTCCCTGGTGGTGTTCAGATTCCCTGACGGAGCTTTGTCTCTTTGGCAAGCCTAGAatgcaggggtggggaacctgatccGTGGAGAGCTGGTGTgagtgtgggtttttgggatgacctcacaatcagccaataacagtgggtccccatGACTGGAGTTGAGTattgctgctttattattggctgattgaaaggtggtgcagtggttagcactgttgcctcacacctctgggacccgggttcgagtctccgcctgggtcacatgtgtgcggagtttgcatgttctccccatgtcgtcgtggggtttcctccgggtactccggtttccccccacagtccaaagacatgctgaggctaattggagttgctaaattgcccgacggtgtgcatgtgtgggtgaatggtgtgtgagtgtgccctgcgatgggctggccccccatcctgggttgtcccctgcctcgtgcccattgcttccggggtaggctccggaccccccgcgacccaataggataagcggattggaaaatcccgcaccggctctccatggatcaggttccccacccctgctaGAATGGTTCTGGGAACCAGTCGCCTTTTGTGAGGATCTGGGTCCCACCTTAATTGTGCCCCCTTCCCCTGGCTGCTGCCCCCCAGGCTGGCAAAGGCATCCTACGCACCATGAGGGCCAGCAATGACGCAGTGGCCGACCTCATCCCGGTGGACGTAGTCATCAACCTCACCCTGGCCGCCGGGTGGTACACGGCCGTCCACAGGTGACTGACGCCCGCCTCCGGCCCTTGGAATGTGACGGCCGCGCCATCCACCCCGCATCTTTCGCCTTTAGTCAGATAAGCGGTTTCTTGGTATTCCATAAATGGAGGTACTGTTTCAGAACATTAGTCATCAGTGTTCGCGGGGCTGTGGGCTGGCAGCTGGCCTCGCTTAATTGTACCAGATGCCTCTTCCTTAACCGAGTCGCCTGCGTACCTCTGCAGAGCTGCTCGGGACAGCGGGACCCTGTGCCTTACAGGGGTGGGGCCGCCGGGGCACTGGCCCCCAGCTGAAAGATGATTGGCCCCTCGGAGTGCCCCTCTCCTGTCAGTCACCAATTTCAgagcatatcattggctaataaggttggcccctctgaAATATCCCCTTTCTGGGCCCCACCTTAATAAATCCTGGAATCGCCCCGCTACATTCGCAGCCATTCCTGACAACGTGCCCCAAAAATGCTACAGACAGAGCCGTGGTCTGCACTTCAGTCTTATTTCTGCACTCCTCAGGAGGTCTGGCCTCAATAACACTAACAAGTgtcttttattaaaatgtaggcTCATGAAGCACATTCTGAGGAACAGCCATCACCGTAGCCTGAAGCAGAGGTATCTTCAATCTGACTTCTTTCTTTTTCTCCACCCCGTTTCTCGTTTAGACCAAAATCTGCACTGGTGTACAACTGCACAACGGGGGGTATCAACCCCTTCCACTGGGGAGAGATTGGTGAGTGTGTGGGATTGTGGGTCGCCACGGCAGCTCTGGTGGGGGTGGGTGCTCTGGCATCCTTAGGTATTCTGTGGGCTTCAGTGTGAACTGCACCATGTCATGTCcactttcggggggggggggcgcactgTGTTGTTACTcgggcattttaagcattttatttgTAAGCGATGGATACGGCAAGGTGCTAATGTTTGCGTGTTGGTTTACGCAAAGTTAATTTACGCAATCTGGGTGGTGATtgtgcgccccctgctggtgtgtTATGAGTCTACCTACATTGCTAAGTGCTGTGACCTGGGTAGGTGGGAGCTGGCAGTGCAGGATCTGTTGGGCTTGGCAGACTTTCGTATTGATGAAACGAATAAAATAAAGATAAATCCCTTGTGACTGAAGCCCCGTACACCTGAACCAAAGCCCCGAACCCCTCAGAGGCCCCAGCCGGCGTGTGTGGGTGCAGAGACTTCACGGAGCTTTGTGATTGAGACGCATCACCGTGCTGAGAGCTACTCCGTCTGGAGGGGAATGGGAGGCTGCGTCAGTGAGCAAATGGCTGTACAGATGAAGGGTAGGAATGCGGATGCTTCCGTTTTGGGTACCGTGCCAGCTGTGATTAGATAGTGAGGCCATTGGCCCCCACCCTCCCTTTTGGAGATGGACTCGGCTTCGCAGTGGCTCTTCGGATGGTGAAAGGATGCACAACCAAAAATTCCGGTTAGGACAGTGCTTCAaagtccggtcctcggggacctacaGTCGATCCATGTTTTGGCTCCTTCCGAGAtccctgccagacggtccacatttttgtattttgccaaccgggagctgggagagagcaaaaacctggactgtctgtgtgtcccccgaggaccggattgggaaacgctgggcGTGGCAGACAGTCGTGCCAGGAGATTTCCTCCAGAATGTCCATCCGCAGGGACGGGGCTGGGAGGCCGAGCCTGGATAAGCTGTCAGCTTGCTGGGAGTCTTTACCAGTCCTGTTAGTTTCTGAATGAAGCTCCTTGCACTTGTGGATAATCACTTCAGGCAAGTTTTTGGTAGTTAAGCTGTCATACATCGGTCACTAATTCATGTCCCGAGGCATTTTTATGTTTAACTTCTTACTATATCTGTAAAAACAGTATTGAATTACTTTTTTGTTGTTTCGTTAGTCTTACACCAAGTGGAGCAGTTATCTAAGGTCTCCTATTCGATCGTTCCATGAAAAGTTCTTTCTCAATATCAGTATAAATTTGCATTTATAGACCCAGACGAAGCTGATCGATATGTTTGGTCTCCAACAGTAAAGCATGAGAGACTGTCAGCTTTCTGACCCCAGTCCATTCCGGTGATCTGAGCGGAGCAGATACCTGTACTAGAATTACAATGGGTATCACCATGGCAACTGACTTTGGGTTTGAGGTCTGCTAGGGTCATGTGATACTCCTCTTAGCCTTCTGTGCTGACATCATGGCGGTGGCATGCCTGTCTGCCGCTTCTGACTTGGATTAGAGCCCATCAAAGCTGTAATGGGGgaaccccaaccccccctcctccactgTGCACTATTTGGCAAATGCCTGTTATTGGATCTGCGATATCTGTGACAGGTACCGGAGGACACGGCAATCTGCACTGACACCATATCCCCCCGTTGTCATGCTTCCAAGGCGCCGGGAACGGCAGCGGTTTTCTCCTTGTAACGCTAGAGGAGCAGGCCAGTGTTGACAAGCTGACCGCCGCTTTGTTTTGCCCATGGGAATCTGCGGACAGATCTCGGCCCCATTTTTCTTTGAATCTTGGCCGGGTGTTTGGGAGTGGAAATTCAGCACTGGCTATTTtatacccccccgccccccccatgcccGCGCCGAACTCTCTGGGCAGTGGACACCCGTGTCTGCTGGGGTTCCTGCTCTGCTTCTGCGCAGCCATGCTGCAGCTAATGCAGACGCCTGCAGCTAATGCAGACGCCTGCGCCTTGTCAGAACATTTAATCGAATCTCgagtacctttttttttttgtctttctttgTCAGCAATCCCGGCCCAGCCTTGCATTCCTAATTAGACCTCACTGTTGATCGGGGCAGGAAAATCCCAGTTGAAAAGCTGGAACTTGTCAAGGCACAGGAGGAAGGCAGGGAATCGACGGATAGCAAAGGCTGACCCCCTGGCATCTCTCATCCCACCCCGCAGCGGAGTGAGGGTCCACAGGCGTTGGGGCTCACTTCCGCTACGTGTCGTGTCTTTTGATGATGTCATTAATGTGGCTCTCTGCATACTCACACCCAGGCTGCTCAGTCATGTCCTTAAAAGGGAATCTAAATGAATCTGAGCGTCTGTCCAACATCGTTTAAACCCTGCAGTGGGAGGGTATCCTGTTTACATCAGTGTCTGACTTTCAAATGCAGTTCATGATTCGGCGCAATCCTAGCACTCTCCTGCAGATAAGAACTTGGTAGACCCCTGTGGTTCTTTTGCTTGGAAAACCAGAATTAATCTCCCATTTTTAGTGATGATCTTTgtttaaaaggaaaagcattctTGTTCTGATAAGCGTGCAGTTCAGACCAGAAGACAGTATGGCTCCCTTGTAGTTTGACTGGGGCTTGGTTGGGGGTTAGTTTCTTATCTGCTCCGTTATCTGTTATTGAAATTGTATTATTGTTTGAGTTTCATGTAGTTAAGTCCTCCTGAGGTTTGTGGATAagggttttttttctgtgcaatGCTTGCGTTGGGCTAATTTTGTCTCCCCAAACTGAAGGCTGAACAGAAATCTCTGCTGAAACACTTAACTCAGGTTTTCTGTTAAATCTGCACTTTTGCACAAGAAGCAAGTGTTTTTTTGCAGCTGCTGCGGCCGAGGAAACTGAGAAGCGGTGTGTGAAAACGTGCCCCTGCGGAGTCAGTTATTAATCTCAACTAgttggatttttatttattttttcttctccaaAGTGCAGGTGATTTTAGAGATACCTTGCAGGGGGAGGGACAGTTTCAGTCCAGGCGCTTAATGTGCCATTCTGGTGGAAGCCTGATGTAATCAGCCTCGAAGGGGGGGAGATGAATCCCACACTGGTCATTGTTTTTCTTCAGGGTGCATCTGTGGTCACGTTCTCATTGCCCCCTTTGAGGAGGTCCAGGAGAAAACAACAGAatccccaccccctcccagaGATGCTGTTTTCCTTCATTGGTTGGGACATTGATGGATTGCCCCAATAACAGAAGCCAAGCAGGAGGAAAATTAAGACAAGGCAGCATCACCCCAGAGCACTTCCCCTGCGTGTGCCAGACCCAGCCATGTCCCGATCACAGCGCCGATCGTGCACAGATTATCCATGGGCACGTGACCCTTGTCTGGCCTTCTGTTAAGAATTATGTTAACAGCAAATCTGCCAAATCCCAGCTCCTGTTCGAAGGAGCAGCACATGGGCAAAGCGGTTAAGAAATTGGCTTGATTCACTCGAAATAAATGCGAGTGTCACTGTTAGCGTCACGCCCTTCCAGAGAGACCGCGGCGAGTTAGCAGTTGGCGTGTGACAGCCTGTTGGGGATGGGAAGTGCCGTTTCTGTGGAGGTTAGgcgggcagacagccggaggctCGAGCTGTGCAGAAATCTTCATCTAGGTCAGGCCCAGGGTTCTGCAAGGATGTTGTAGCTTCTTGGTACATCTGGGCTGGTGGAGCTCCACGACGggaacaaaggtacttgctgtTTTCCTTTACTGGTTGGGACATCGACAGATAACAGAAACCAAGCAGGGAGCCGGGATCAGGGATCCGGCCGGAAATGCAGATTCTCTTGACCTTTTTCATTCATAACAATGCGAACTATCAAAGGCAAAAGATGGACTGCAGTGCATTCAAAACAGAAACTTGCACGATGTTATTTCATTGAATTCGCTCTTTCGTATAATCACTTCTGCCacatcctgttttaactttcacacACCTAAACGATGTCGACGTCTTTGACAGAGCACCATGTGATGTCCACCTTCAAGAGGAACCCTCTGGAGCAGGCTTTCCGGAGACCCAACGCCAACATCACCTCCAATTATCTGATCAACCAGTACTGGATCCTGGTCAGCCACAAATTCCCTGCCCTGCTCTACGACCTCTACCTGCGGCTGTCTGGGCAGAAGCCTCAGTAAGGAACCACTTCCATCTCAGTGCTTAAGCATGCGGCAGGCAGTGTGAAGAACACTCCACTAGGGGGTGCTCTGATTGTGGCTGCTGATCCATAATGCTTCTGGATTCTTCCTCTCTAGGATGATGCGGATCTTCAACAGGTTGCACAAGGCCATTGGGCTGCTGGAGTACTTCAGTAGCCAGGACTGGGAGTGGAACTCTGACAACGTAAGCATGCTGATGGCCCAGCTGACCCCAGAGGACAGGAAGGTAGGTCCTCACATCCCATAATACTGTGCAGTCTGGCACAGAGTTGATGGGGGAAACCCCAAAGTTTATCCACATAACTTCAAGCCCAAATGACTGCTATATGCAATGAGCTAGATGTAACAAATGAACAGATGTGCTTGTTCTGCGTACTTCTGCATTTCTAAACGATTGGCACGCAGATGGTGCTCTGAGTGATTCACACTTGGACTACGACCGATTTTGTTCCTTAGATGTTCAACTTTGATGTCCGCCAGCTGAACTGGCCTGAGTACATCGAGAACTACTGCATTGGCACCAAGAAGTACGTGCTGAACGAGGACATGTCGGACATCCCGGCAGCCAGGCAGCACCTGAGAAagtgagcccccccacccccctgctttTCAGGCCTAGATAGACCCGCTGCTCTGTCAAATGGAGCCGAACCCCATGTATAAGTTTGGCTTGACTTCTTGACCACTCTCTCTCTTCTGACCTTCTGCAGGCTGAGGAACATCCGCTACACCTTCAACACCCTCTTGCTGATCTTCATCTGGCGTGTGTTTATTGCGCGTTCCCAGATGGCCCGCAACATCTGGTACTTCGTGGTGAGCCTTTGCTTCAAGTTCCTGTCCTACTTCAGGGCCTCCAGCACCCTGACCAATTGAAGAGGCAACTGGTTCACCTCGTGCCACCCAGCCCTctagccccgcccccccccccgccagccacatacccccccccccatcctgaacGAAACGCACAGCTATCACATGGGTTGCAGTTCCCCCACTCGGTTTGTCTTGAAGACCTGTCTGATTGTGTCAGGGATCTTGCtggagggatgggggggtggtgggagcTAGGAATTGGAGGTGGGGGTTCAAGAATTTTGTGTTACGTTGGCCATTACATGGCTTCATCTGGCTGTTTCTCTTCCCCATGAGCAGCCATTTCTATTTGTTGCACTTCAAAGTGTTTCACAATGTTTGATTCCCGTTCCTCCCTTGCGCAATGGTTTTATCGTAAAGGATAAATTATATATGCAACTATAATCCCATTGTGTGTATGCTCCCCACCCCTCCCAGCCCCCAATCAGTTTTGAGCATCTGTTCATTGTCCCCATCCTGAATCCTAGATCCGATGCCTTGAAACAGTGTCTCTCTACAACATCCTATGACGTGAGGATGCCGTGTCTTCTGAAGGACTGTGACTGAATTTAAAGGCTGTTAATGTCAGGTGTCTGCAGTCACTCGTCACTAGGAGCAGAAGTGGTTACAGTTAGGGACCGTGTCTGCAGTCACTCGTCACTAGGAGCAGAAGTGGTTACAGTTAGGGACCGTGTCTGCAGTCACTAGGAGCAGAAGTGGTTACAGTTAGGGACCGTGTCTGCAGTCACTAGGAGCAGAAGTGGTTACAGTTAGGGACCGTGTCCGCCCAGTTCGCTCTGGCTGAGGACCCAGTTACCTCATGGAGTGCAAACTAGCTTTGGTCGTCGTCGGCAAGCGTTTTGTCAAATGAGGTGTGCAAGCGCTAATGGGTCCTGTAAGTGTTAATCCACACTGCCTGTTTGTACAGCAGTTTATAATGAAATTAAGGTTACTACTTTTTCAACTTTGTATTATTGCAGCAAATGCAAGATTTGTTGTGGTGACAGTGTAAaatatatgattatatatatatatatatatatatatatatatatatatatatatatatatatatatatatatatatatatatatatatatatatatatatatataaaatcacaCAAATCTGCATATAAATGGACGTGTAGATATTTAAAGTTAGCGTGTAGACTACCCAGCGGAAAAGAGTATTCTTATCCTAGTTATCCCTTCCTGAAGACTTCTGTCCTCTGTAGGTAATCGCCAGTCTCTCTGTAAACATCTGACCACCTCATTTTCACAAGGGTAAATTTCAAGAGAGCTGTATGACTGCATCACTGCCTTCCTGGGCGAACCAAGCGGTTTTGACCTTACTGAGAGAAATGAAGGCAAATGCATTTGTCCCTAGCAGTGGGTTACTATGGCAACTGCAACACTGGCAGGGCTGTGATCAGATTGGTCCTAACAGTCCCCCATGTTGGTGCATTGTTTTTGCATCCCCTCCCCTGCCCTCCCGTGTCCTCCAGTATCATATGGCACAATGTAGCATCTGATGTGCTCTGAACACCTGGAGATGTCTTGGACAACAGATTGTCATGTGATTAAGTTTTGTGTGCGTTTTGTCCGATCCGTCGACGTAGTGGCATCTTCTGCTATACCCCTGCTGTTCTTGCCCATCGCTGCTTGTCATTGTGCAGCTATCAGATGCCATCACTCATTCTGCCCCTCTGTTCCTGTGCTTGGAAAAAATGTTAATAAACTGAAGCGTCAAAAAAAGATCTGTGTACAAGTCATGCTCCTCCCATCCCCTAAGCGACAGCTGGCCTGAACACGCATCATCTGCCCCCATCTCTTCAGCTGCTATGGGGAAAATGTCCTCATTTGAACCCAACCACCTGACTGATTTTTCTACATTGTATATGGCCATTCCTGTGGTCCCTTCACCGTGTCACTGTTTGTGGTTCTCTAAGTGTTTGGACTGCTAGAGATCCTACAAGGAGTGATGGCtaaaagcttcatgaaccatttcatgtattttttggcCCCACCAGATGGTGCTCTAGGAGCCCTTTTTTGAATTGCACCATCTAGTGGCGTCAAAAAATACAACagttggttcatgaagcttcatttggtcaTCACTACCTACATGCAGTGCATCCATGAAAAAGAAATTGCTTTAGAAGCCAGAAATTGTATCCTCTTCTGTCCACCAGGCATCACCACAGGCTCATCAGACTCTCATTATCCATAATCCTACCTAATATCTAGTTCACCCCAATGGCAGGGTTATTATACTCTGCCGATTTACATGCATAAACACCAGTTTGtgtttttctccatcccacacaAGATTATgctctgtcagactctgctcCTCGTGGCCTTTGGTATGGGTATGAGTTTTGGTCCCATTGTAATTTCATATTTATGTGAATTTGAGACTGGACTGAATTTAAAATGAAATCCTGCAACCTGGAGGCCACTAGGGGGAGTCTGCCCCTTTTTTTTGTGAATGCTCCGATGAGCACAGCTATGCTTCTCCCCCGACATGCACGGGATGCATCCGTGGCTGATGACTGCAGCGGCCCTGGCTTTTCTCAAGTCCAGCATGCTGGTCTGGCAGGCAGCAAGGccacagtcaccccccccccccccacccccacgagCAGCATGGGTGCTAACAAAACGAGTTACACAGGGCCAAATTTCACTAAGGGTACATGTGGTGCCCACTTTCCTTTTCAAGCTGTTATGGTCACAGTTCAGAAAAGCTTCCATAGTCCGACTGGAGGAGAAAGTCCTATACACTGCCTTTAGCCATTTAGGAACTGCACTGTCAATCCGGTGTAGTTCAGTGCAAAGGTATTATTCCATACTGACCTGGATCTAACTTCCAGTGACAGACCGCCCAACAGCAGCCAGCAGTAAACATCCTTAGGTAGCACATTAGGGGTTAGTGATCTGCTATTTAATAGGAAAGCACACGGAGCCAGACCCAAACTCCTCTGTAAATCACAGCATTCCAGATATACAACATGAAGCACTCCAGAGAATCACCTTATTGTCTTAAAGGGGGGGTCTGGGGCTGCCTAGACCCCTTACAAAGTAAGCCAAGACCTGTACTGCCCCGGTGAGCTTAAACGGGAAGTCGGTCCACTCTGTTCACGGTCAGCAGGTGGTGGTACCCTCTGCATTAAGTCACTGGATTCCTGTGGCATCATGGGTGTGTTCTGCTGCAACTGTATGAAATGGTTTTGCAAAGGAGATGTTTTAGGAAGCAGTGGTGGCCATCCTTCATTGTAGATTAAGAGTATAACGTCCTTGCATGCACTTTCCATTGAAGCGACGGTCACTTTTCGTACATGTGACACGTACGCCCTGCAAAAGGGAACCCCCCACGATACCACATGGCTTCCTCGCATTTGCACATGCGTgtgctctgagatcaggcaccCCATGTGTACAGTCAACACAGCCAAGCCGTTTCAAAGCCATCTTTCAAACTgtaaaatgatatatttttgtGCACCAGGAATGCCCTTTTCTAGAGGGTGAATGTCATATTGTACAAGTATTCGTTTGGTATGTTGTGTGGTTTTATCAAGTGTATCATCTCTCGTAACCTGTCACAGAAAATAAAAGCGAATACATTTAAAattgtcatttttttaaattaaaacaagtaAAATGTAATGCGTCCTTCCTCTAGTTTTCTTCAGTTTACCAGAAGGGCATTTAGTTTCAGCCAGTGGCATCCCTGAGTACAGTCTGGGAAAACTATGGAATTTTAAAATCAAAAGTGTAGTAGTGATG from Brienomyrus brachyistius isolate T26 chromosome 3, BBRACH_0.4, whole genome shotgun sequence encodes the following:
- the LOC125738126 gene encoding fatty acyl-CoA reductase 1-like isoform X1: MLPFPAALADRARRGATGLDSGPWMQTTPEISSTQRNGGRERKKEGGSRIGRKKKTRRSTSTRTHVFIPSILTLPPTAGKEEGEGGKKPTFQDRDPSRDIGPTSGSLGPEQRRDQTCGREDSMASIAEYYAGKSVLITGATGFMGKVLVEKLLRCCPGISTVYVLVRPKAGQSMQQRVNDMMKCKLFDRVREDNPDFHKKVVPVSSELTQPGLAISPQDITKLAACVNVVFHCAATIRFDEPLKHALQLNVIATQQLLSLAKQMQNLEAFVHISTAYANCNRRHIDEVIYPPPVEPKKLIDSLEWMDDGMVREITPRLIGERPNTYTYTKALAECVVQQESDKLSVAIIRPSIVGASWQEPFPGWIDNFNGPSGVFIAAGKGILRTMRASNDAVADLIPVDVVINLTLAAGWYTAVHRPKSALVYNCTTGGINPFHWGEIEHHVMSTFKRNPLEQAFRRPNANITSNYLINQYWILVSHKFPALLYDLYLRLSGQKPQMMRIFNRLHKAIGLLEYFSSQDWEWNSDNVSMLMAQLTPEDRKMFNFDVRQLNWPEYIENYCIGTKKYVLNEDMSDIPAARQHLRKLRNIRYTFNTLLLIFIWRVFIARSQMARNIWYFVVSLCFKFLSYFRASSTLTN
- the LOC125738126 gene encoding fatty acyl-CoA reductase 1-like isoform X2, whose protein sequence is MASIAEYYAGKSVLITGATGFMGKVLVEKLLRCCPGISTVYVLVRPKAGQSMQQRVNDMMKCKLFDRVREDNPDFHKKVVPVSSELTQPGLAISPQDITKLAACVNVVFHCAATIRFDEPLKHALQLNVIATQQLLSLAKQMQNLEAFVHISTAYANCNRRHIDEVIYPPPVEPKKLIDSLEWMDDGMVREITPRLIGERPNTYTYTKALAECVVQQESDKLSVAIIRPSIVGASWQEPFPGWIDNFNGPSGVFIAAGKGILRTMRASNDAVADLIPVDVVINLTLAAGWYTAVHRPKSALVYNCTTGGINPFHWGEIEHHVMSTFKRNPLEQAFRRPNANITSNYLINQYWILVSHKFPALLYDLYLRLSGQKPQMMRIFNRLHKAIGLLEYFSSQDWEWNSDNVSMLMAQLTPEDRKMFNFDVRQLNWPEYIENYCIGTKKYVLNEDMSDIPAARQHLRKLRNIRYTFNTLLLIFIWRVFIARSQMARNIWYFVVSLCFKFLSYFRASSTLTN